The genomic window GCGCAAGCACATTATGCTCTTGTGCCCGAGACCGTCTTTTTATTTGGATCGTCTCAGCCCATGTGGGAAACTAAAGCATGATGGCACGAACTTCAGAAGCTGTCGTGTACTCAAAGATGACTTGAATTCGATGGTTCTACAAAACAGATACAAATAAAGAACATTATCCTGTGGATAAGTAAGGAAAAGGGAACAAATAACAAACATCTACTTCGGATTAGCTAGTGTTAATAAACCATTAAAGATTGCTAAGTGTAAAAAAAGTGATGTGGATACTCTTTAGCCTAtataacctactccctccgttccagaatagatgacccaactttgtactaaagttagtactccctccgtccgaaaatactcgtcagaggaatggatgtatctagacgtattttagttctagatacacccatttttatgcatttctccgacaagtattttcggacggaggaagtacaaagttgggtcatctattttggaatggagggagtaggtgTACGCCATCCCTTTCTCTACGAAGTACAATTTAGCAGTCCTTGATTGTTACTGTTGAATCAAGAAAGCAATGCAATGACAAATGGATACATTGAACTACACAAAAGGCCACCAGATATCTCAAAGAAAAGATTGCTGATGTAAACATGTCTATGCCACAACCTATGGATATTTATTTGAGTAGATGTCACTAATTTCAAACGTTAATATCTGGTATAGGGGAAATTCATGTAGGTAGTAAAAATGTGGTGGCGGAActgaattactccctccgttccaaaatagatgacccaactttatactaactttagtacaaagttgagtcatctattttagaacggagggagtatacaatAAATGCATATGCATATATGAAACAACGGCGTGTCATCCTGGCAACACTTGAGGACGTGGGGTAGGGAAGGAGAGAGGCCACAGAACACAGCAGCATTCCTATGTTTCCACAGGTGCCTGCAGCAAAGCAGCACCAAGCCGGAGGGAGAAGCATCGCCGACGGTGGTAGAGACGTCAAGTAGGTGGAGCTCCCGCACAGACGCATCGATGACAGCCAGCCTAGCAGCGGTGACTGACTGTCTTCCTGAGAAGCACAAACCGAAATATTAACAGTAGCAAGCTTTAAATCAGAAGCATTTTCAGCATTTAAAGAGCAGATGCAGCAGAAATAGATTAACTTTTTCTAAGCTATTTTGCTCCCTCACCTGCCTAATTGTAGAGAGATTCATCCGGGAAGATATTCCGGCCATCTGCGCCAACCGTAGCAACATGGACTAGGACGCCTTGTTCTTCCGAGAGGCACTTCCTGAACTCTTGCTCGTGTGGGCAGTCGACCATGTACAAGCGCCTCAATGAGCATAGGTTCTTTGCCTGATCCAGTGCTGGGCAGTCCTGCGCAAGCAAGTCCTGGAGCTTACAGAGATTGGAGATTGTCTTCAAACATGTGTTGTTCCTCACTTTGAGCCACACGGCTGCGGGAAGGTCGACGACTTCTTTCAGCTTGTGAGCACCTTCAATGTGGATTCTCTTCAAGTTAACAATCTTGGACATGTCTTGAGGGAGAGCTCTCAGTTTTGGGCAATCAAGAAGCAACAGACGCTTAAGGCAAGGCATCAGAGAGATATGATGAGCGCTATCGCTGGGATTCCCAGTTTTGAGGGACCAACTTCTCAAACTGAACATGCCAATGACCTGAAGCACTTCAAGCTTTGGGAAAAAGGCTGCTGGAATTCTGACTCCTTTTCCCAGGAGTTCTTCGCCAATGGACTCTATGGCATCTGCACCTTTAATCTTAAGAAATTGCAGTTGTGGCATCTGACCTGCAGGTGGAAGCTCTGAACATGATATGCACTCATCGAGGTGCATCTGACGCAAACTAGGCATGTTAAGCTCCGGTTTCGATCGTAGCCATTCTGGGAACATAGTGCCTGGGAACCCAACAAGAAAAATGTATTCTAGGCTTGGCGACGGGATGAGCATATCGTAGACTTGCTGAATTTTCTGAACCTTGTCGTGCGCATAGCAAGTTCTATCATGAGTATCTCTGTTCATTGTGCAGCGTAGTCCCAGTTCTTTAAGATTACGACTGTTCTTCAGTACAAGTTCGCCCCCTGGCATCGCTTCCTCTAGCTTACTAACCCAGAGACGTTGGATATTGGGGAGGCATCGCAATTCGTCCAATCTGAATCCAGTCCCGCTCTCAAAGACTCCTCTTAGGTTGTACAGCTGCTGAAACTTTGCGATCCCTTTAGGAACATGATCAATTGAAGTCTGCTCTAGGTGCAAAAAACTTATCTTGGACAATCTCATCAGACCAGCTGGCAGGCTATCCAATTGATGGCAACCAAGCAAAGAAAGGTATTCAAGGCTGATGAGACTTCCTATGGATTCAGGAAGTTTGTTAATCTCTGTATAGCTCAGATCTAGCAACCTCAATAGCACCAAATTTCCAACCGAGTCTGGTATGTCCTTGGTGCTTGTTCCACGGAGAACCAAGACACGGATATGCTCAAGCTTTCTGAAAATATCCCTGTGCATTGATTTGAAATTCTTGTTATTAaaaagtaggaggctcctcaagcACTTGTGCTCTTCCAGATTGGGTATTTCTTCTACAGCATGACTGATACCTAAGCGGCGGAGATTCGACATAGCATCGATTCTGTCCACATTCATGCACAGGGAGTGATCCTTTGTCAAATATTGTCCAAGTGACCTCAATAGATCATGCATCGTAGACACAGCCTTGTCTACATACTCTGGTACAGGTTGAAGAAGATTCCTCCGAACTAGCTCAAGGTAATACTCTTCAGCAATTTCATGTATTGAGAATCCATGCTCTTTCCTCACTAAACCTTCAGCAACCCACCAGTAAGCTACAGAATCACGATGGATTTCAAAATTAGGAGGCAGCAACGCACACCAGAGAAAGCACTCCTTAAGTTGAGGGGGTAAGTTGCTGTAACTTAAATACAGGGGGCCTCCAAGTTCTTTGGGGAGTCCATGAATGGACCATTTGCTATCTCGGATACTCTTCCATTCCGCAGTTGTTCTTTTGGTAGATAGCACACCTGCAACAATCTTGATGGCTAGAGGAAGACCGTCACATTTCTTTACAATTTCATACCCAACATTCTCGAATTCACTTATTTGCTCGTGCGGCTGGAGGGACTTCTTCAGAAGCAGCTCTAAACCATCATGATAATTCATTGTGTTTACTTGGTGAGTATATGTTGCATGCATTTCTGCCAATACATCCAGGTTTCTTGTGGTGACAATGACATGGAAATTCAAGGCTCTCCTGAAAGGCGATAGAAGAAGATCAATCCAGACATCAGATTTCCACACATCATCCAGCACAAGAAGAACACTCTTTCCATTGATAGAGTCCACTAGAAGTGGTAGAAGCTCGGTCTTGGTCTCTAATTGATCACACTTTTCTCCTGCCATTCGTATTGCCTGCTTTATCAACCCGGTCTCTGTGTAGCTCTGCGAAATGCACAACCATATACGGACTTGGAATTTCTCCCTTACCAATGGCTCATTGTAAATCTTCTGAGCTAATGTTGTCTTACCAATGCCTCCCATCCCTTGAATCCCAAAAACACTTGACCTATTCTCACGACAGCCACTGACAATCATTTGTACCATGTCCTCAACTGCCTGTTTGATTTCTGTTCCAACAACCTCTAGTTCATCTACAGGAGATGTCTGCTTTCTATCCACAATTGTTACTTGGAACTGTTGACGTGTGGTTCTGTCCAAGTTGAACATCTCTGTGTTCATTTTAATCTCATCAAGCTTTTCATTTATGTCCTTAATTCTTCTAGCCACCCTGTGATCAAATGGAAGCTTTCCAAAACAAGAGACCATGGACTGATTGCAACATACTGATCTAGGTGTCAGCAAAAGCTTTTCTGAATGAACCATAACAAGATCGATGATGACATCAACATCAAACATTACATTGCTCATGTTCTTCCACCATGCCTCTATCCGTTTATCTTCCATGGCCAGAGCTTCAGCATCCTCCCGAATGGCGCTAAAATGTTCCAGATTATTCTTTAGCCTCCTGATATCCTTCTTCACACTTAATGTCATCACAACCTCATTCTCGATAACCTGACCCAGCTTTGTCAAGAGTTTGAACGTGAGGGCATCCAAAATTGTGCCCATATTACCCAAACA from Triticum aestivum cultivar Chinese Spring chromosome 3B, IWGSC CS RefSeq v2.1, whole genome shotgun sequence includes these protein-coding regions:
- the LOC123068615 gene encoding putative disease resistance protein RGA4 encodes the protein MGTILDALTFKLLTKLGQVIENEVVMTLSVKKDIRRLKNNLEHFSAIREDAEALAMEDKRIEAWWKNMSNVMFDVDVIIDLVMVHSEKLLLTPRSVCCNQSMVSCFGKLPFDHRVARRIKDINEKLDEIKMNTEMFNLDRTTRQQFQVTIVDRKQTSPVDELEVVGTEIKQAVEDMVQMIVSGCRENRSSVFGIQGMGGIGKTTLAQKIYNEPLVREKFQVRIWLCISQSYTETGLIKQAIRMAGEKCDQLETKTELLPLLVDSINGKSVLLVLDDVWKSDVWIDLLLSPFRRALNFHVIVTTRNLDVLAEMHATYTHQVNTMNYHDGLELLLKKSLQPHEQISEFENVGYEIVKKCDGLPLAIKIVAGVLSTKRTTAEWKSIRDSKWSIHGLPKELGGPLYLSYSNLPPQLKECFLWCALLPPNFEIHRDSVAYWWVAEGLVRKEHGFSIHEIAEEYYLELVRRNLLQPVPEYVDKAVSTMHDLLRSLGQYLTKDHSLCMNVDRIDAMSNLRRLGISHAVEEIPNLEEHKCLRSLLLFNNKNFKSMHRDIFRKLEHIRVLVLRGTSTKDIPDSVGNLVLLRLLDLSYTEINKLPESIGSLISLEYLSLLGCHQLDSLPAGLMRLSKISFLHLEQTSIDHVPKGIAKFQQLYNLRGVFESGTGFRLDELRCLPNIQRLWVSKLEEAMPGGELVLKNSRNLKELGLRCTMNRDTHDRTCYAHDKVQKIQQVYDMLIPSPSLEYIFLVGFPGTMFPEWLRSKPELNMPSLRQMHLDECISCSELPPAGQMPQLQFLKIKGADAIESIGEELLGKGVRIPAAFFPKLEVLQVIGMFSLRSWSLKTGNPSDSAHHISLMPCLKRLLLLDCPKLRALPQDMSKIVNLKRIHIEGAHKLKEVVDLPAAVWLKVRNNTCLKTISNLCKLQDLLAQDCPALDQAKNLCSLRRLYMVDCPHEQEFRKCLSEEQGVLVHVATVGADGRNIFPDESLYN